One part of the Ursus arctos isolate Adak ecotype North America unplaced genomic scaffold, UrsArc2.0 scaffold_16, whole genome shotgun sequence genome encodes these proteins:
- the EIF2S2 gene encoding eukaryotic translation initiation factor 2 subunit 2, producing MSGDEMIFDPTMSKKKKKKKKPFMLDEEGDAQTEETQPSETKEVEPEPTEDKDVEADEEDSRKKDASDDLDDLNFFNQKKKKKKTKKIFDIDEAEEGVKDLKIESDIQEPAEPEDDLDIMLGNKKKKKKNVKFPDEDEILEKDEALEDEDSKKDDGISFSNQTGPAWAGSERDYTYEELLNRVFNIMREKNPDMVAGEKRKFVMKPPQVVRVGTKKTSFVNFTDICKLLHRQPKHLLAFLLAELGTSGSIDGNNQLVIKGRFQQKQIENVLRRYIKEYVTCHTCRSPDTILQKDTRLYFLQCETCHSRCSVASIKTGFQAVTGKRAQLRAKAN from the exons atgattTTTGATCCTACTATgagcaagaagaagaagaagaagaagaagccttTTATGTTAGATGAGGAAGGGGATGCCCAGACAGAAGAAACCCAGCCCTCAGAAACAAAAGAAGTAGAACCAGAGCCAACTGAGGACAAAGATGTAGAAGCCGATGAAGAGGACAGTAGGAAAAAAG ATGCTTCTGATGATTTAGATGACTTGAACTTCtttaatcagaagaaaaagaagaaaaaaacaaaaaagatatttgaTATTGATGAAGCTGAAGAAGGAGTAAAG GATCTGAAGATTGAAAGTGATATCCAAGAACCAGCTGAACCAGAGGATGACCTTGACATTAtgcttggcaataaaaagaagaaaaagaagaacgtTAAGTTCCCAGATGAGGATGAAATACTAGAGAAAGATGAAG CTTTAGAAGATGAAGACAGCAAAAAAGATGATGGTATCTCATTCAGTAACCAGACAGGTCCTGCTTGGGCAGGTTCAGAAAGAGACTACACATATGAGGAG CTACTGAATCGAGTATTCAACATTATGAGGGAAAAGAATCCAGATATGGTtgctggagagaaaaggaaatttgtcaTGAAACCTCCACAGGTCGTCCGAGTAGGAACAAAGAAAACTTCTTTTGTCAACTTTACAGATATCTGTAAACT ATTACATCGTCAGCCCAAACATCTCCTTGCGTTTTTATTGGCTGAATTGGGTACAAG tGGTTCTATAGATGGTAATAATCAACTTGTAATCAAAGGAAGATTCCAACAGAAACAGATAGAAAATGTTTTGAGAAGATATATCA AGGAATACGTTACCTGTCACACGTGCCGATCACCGGACACAATCCTGCAAAAGGACACCCGACTCTATTTCTTACAGTGCGAAACTTGTCATTCTCGATGCTCTGTTGCCAGCATCAAAACCGGCTTCCAGGCTGTCACAGGCAAGCGAGCACAGCTCCGTGCCAAAGCTAACTAA
- the RALY gene encoding RNA-binding protein Raly isoform X1 gives MSLKIQTSNVTNKNDPKSINSRVFIGNLNTAVVKKSDVETIFSKYGRVAGCSVHKGYAFVQYANERHARAAVLGENGRVLAGQTLDINMAGEPKPNRPKGLKRAASAIYSGYSFDYDYYRDDFYDRLFDYRGRLSPVPVPRAVPVKRPRVTVPLVRRVKTTIPVKLFARSTAITAGSAKIKLKSSELQTIKTELTQIKSNIDALLGRLEQIAEEQKANPDGKKKGDSSSGSGGGSSGGSSRPPAPQEDTASEAGTPQGEAQARDDGDEEGLLTHSEEELEHSQDTDAEDGALQ, from the exons ATGTCCTTGAAGATCCAGACAAGCAACGTAACTAACAAGAATGACCCCAAGTCTATCAACTCTCGGGTCTTCATCGGAAACCTCAACACAGCTGTGGTGAAGAAGTCAGATGTAGAGACCATCTTCTCCAAGTATGGCCGTGTGGCCGGCTGTTCTGTGCACAAAGGCTATGCCTTTGTCCAGTATGCCAACGAACGTCATGCCCGGGCAGCTGTACTGGGAGAGAATGGGCGGGTGCTGGCCGGGCAGACCCTGG ATATCAACATGGCTGGAGAGCCCAAGCCCAACAGACCTAAGGGGCTAAAGAGAGCAGCATCTGCCATATACAG TGGCTACAGCTTTGACTATGATTACTACCGGGACGACTTCTACGACAg GCTCTTCGACTATCGGGGCCGCCTGTCACCTGTGCCAGTGCCCAGGGCGGTCCCTGTGAAGCGACCCCGGGTCACAGTCCCCTTGGTCCGGCGCGTCAAAACCACCATACCTGTCAAGCTCTTTGCCCGCTCCACAGCCATTACTGCCGGCTCAGCCAAGATCAAGT TAAAGAGCAGTGAGCTGCAGACCATCAAGACAGAGCTGACACAGATCAAGTCCAACATCGACGCTCTGCTGGGCCGCTTGGAGCAGATTGCGGAGGAGCAGAAGGCCAACCCAG ATGGCAAGAAGAAGGGCGACAGCAGCAGTGGCAGTGGTGGGGGCAGTAGTGGTGGCAGCAGCCGGCCACCAGCCCCCCAAGAGGACACGGCTTCTGAGGCAGGCACGCCCCAGGGAGAAGCACAGGCTCGAGACGACGGCGATGAGGAGGGGCTGCTGACACACAGTGAGGAAGAGCTG GAGCACAGCCAGGACACAGACGCGGAGGATGGGGCCTTGCAGTAA
- the RALY gene encoding RNA-binding protein Raly isoform X2, with translation MSLKIQTSNVTNKNDPKSINSRVFIGNLNTAVVKKSDVETIFSKYGRVAGCSVHKGYAFVQYANERHARAAVLGENGRVLAGQTLDINMAGEPKPNRPKGLKRAASAIYRLFDYRGRLSPVPVPRAVPVKRPRVTVPLVRRVKTTIPVKLFARSTAITAGSAKIKLKSSELQTIKTELTQIKSNIDALLGRLEQIAEEQKANPDGKKKGDSSSGSGGGSSGGSSRPPAPQEDTASEAGTPQGEAQARDDGDEEGLLTHSEEELEHSQDTDAEDGALQ, from the exons ATGTCCTTGAAGATCCAGACAAGCAACGTAACTAACAAGAATGACCCCAAGTCTATCAACTCTCGGGTCTTCATCGGAAACCTCAACACAGCTGTGGTGAAGAAGTCAGATGTAGAGACCATCTTCTCCAAGTATGGCCGTGTGGCCGGCTGTTCTGTGCACAAAGGCTATGCCTTTGTCCAGTATGCCAACGAACGTCATGCCCGGGCAGCTGTACTGGGAGAGAATGGGCGGGTGCTGGCCGGGCAGACCCTGG ATATCAACATGGCTGGAGAGCCCAAGCCCAACAGACCTAAGGGGCTAAAGAGAGCAGCATCTGCCATATACAG GCTCTTCGACTATCGGGGCCGCCTGTCACCTGTGCCAGTGCCCAGGGCGGTCCCTGTGAAGCGACCCCGGGTCACAGTCCCCTTGGTCCGGCGCGTCAAAACCACCATACCTGTCAAGCTCTTTGCCCGCTCCACAGCCATTACTGCCGGCTCAGCCAAGATCAAGT TAAAGAGCAGTGAGCTGCAGACCATCAAGACAGAGCTGACACAGATCAAGTCCAACATCGACGCTCTGCTGGGCCGCTTGGAGCAGATTGCGGAGGAGCAGAAGGCCAACCCAG ATGGCAAGAAGAAGGGCGACAGCAGCAGTGGCAGTGGTGGGGGCAGTAGTGGTGGCAGCAGCCGGCCACCAGCCCCCCAAGAGGACACGGCTTCTGAGGCAGGCACGCCCCAGGGAGAAGCACAGGCTCGAGACGACGGCGATGAGGAGGGGCTGCTGACACACAGTGAGGAAGAGCTG GAGCACAGCCAGGACACAGACGCGGAGGATGGGGCCTTGCAGTAA